GATCCGTTCCCATTGCCGGGACTGGTCGAGGCAAACTCGGTCAAGCGGCATCGGGTTCTGCGCCATGATCTCGCCCGCCTGCCCCGCCACGAAAAACCCCTTGCGGCCCAGCGATGTCACCAGCCCATCTGCCTCCAGCTGCTCCAGGGCCTGGCGCACAGGCGAGCGGCTGACGCCGAAGGTGCGGGTCAGTTGCAGTTCCACCAGCCGTTCACCGGCGGTCAGGCTGCCACTGAGGATCAGATCGCGCAGACCTGCATGAACCTGTCGTGACAGCGAGGCGACATCGTCTCTGGCCATGGTAACCCTCACTTCCGCGCGCGGCGCCCAGTTCTCTTCAGCACAATTAGTTATTGCACATTGGGCGCAATAAGCAATAGGTTGCCCGCAGAATCATCTATGTTCGGGGAGGAGCTGAAGATGAAAGCAGCCGGGATGGGGGCATTTGCCCTTTGTATGGCCGGAGCGGCGGCTCAGGCAGAAACCGTGATCCGCTTTGCCCATATGAATGGTCAGACGCATTTCGTGCACAGCGAGGCGATTGCTCTGGCCGAACGCGTGCATGAGCGCAGCGGTGGGGAAGTCCGGATTGAAGTCTTCCCCTCGGGCCAGTTGGGGGAGAGCAGCCAGATCGTCGAACAAATGTCGTTCGGAGCCGATCTGATGGGTCAGGTCCAGGCCGGAAATCTGGCTGATTACCTGCCGGATTTCTCGATCCTCGTCTATCCGTTCATGTATGACGGGATCGGGGATGTCGAACGCCTGGTGGGCTCGGACCTCGTCGCCGGGCTGAATGAAGGTGTTTTGCAAAGCAATCTTCGGGTGATGTGTTACCTGCATTACGGCACTCGTGATCTTTACACCCGCAACCGCGAAGTGCGCAGCCCAGCCGACAGCAAGGATATGTCGATCCGGGTGCAGCCAGTTACAATCTATACCCAGATGGTGGAACAGGTGATGGGCGGCGCGCCGACCCCGATCCCATGGCCCGAAGTGTATTCCGCACTGGCGCAGGGCGTGATCGATGCCGCCGAGGCGCCGCCATTGTCGATTCTGGATCAGCGGCATTACGAACATGCCCGCTATCTGATCCAGACAAATCATATTCAGGATGTCGTGCCGCTGGTGATCAGCGCCTCGCAATTCGACGCGCTCAGCCCCGCCAGCCAGGAGGTGCTGCAGACCGAAACTGCCGCCGCCTGTGCCGCCATGTCGGCGGCCTCGATCGCCAGCTATGAAACCGGCATCGAGGAGCTGCGCGCCAATGGGATGACCATTATCGGCGATGTGGACCGCGCTGCCTTTGCCGAAAATGCGGGTCTGATCGCCGCCTCTTTCCCCGAATGGACCCCGGGCCTGTATGACCGCGCGCGGGCTATTCTGGACGCGGAGTAACGATGTCAGGACAGAGGCCGGGACCTCCGGCCACCGCCTGATCCGCCTGTCCCTCGCGCCTTCCAAAGGACAAATCATGACGACAGCAAGCGCAGCCGCCTCCTGGCTGGATCGCTTTGAGAGCGGTCTTGTCCGCATCATCGCGATCTTTGCCATTCTCATTCTGATTTCCATCGTGGGGATCGTGTTTATCGCCGTTGTGATGCGCTATGGGTTCAACCTTGCGCTGGTCTCCTCTTTTGACGTCTCGACACTGCTTTTCGCCTGGCTGATCTTTCTGGGCCTTGTGATGGCCGAACGCGACGGCGCTCATATGGGCATCGACATCACTGATATGCTGCCCCCTCGCCTGCACCGGATGGTCGTGTTTTTGCGCTATGCGCTCTTGCTGGCGGCAGCCTGCTATCTCTGTCGCATCGGCCTTGCCCTTGTCGAGCGCACCGGCACCCAGATCCCATCTCTCAGAATTTCGACCCGCTGGCTTTACGCCGCATTGCCGGTCGGGTTCGGCCTTCTGGCTGTCGCTTATGCGATCCGCCTTGTCCGGCTGCTGCTGTCTCCTGCGGGAAAGGCCTGACCATGCTTGCAATTATTGGCGTTCTTTTTGTCGTCCTGCTTTTGCTGGGTGTTCCGGTCGGGATGATCCTGATCATGATGTCGCTGGTCTATGTGCTGTTCGAGCCGTCGATCCTCGACATGATCTTTGCGCAAAGGCTGGTTGTCGGCACCCAGAGCTTTCCCCTGATTGCGGTGCCGCTGTTCATCCTGACCGGCGAGCTGATGAATATTTCCGGGATCAGCCGGCGCGTGATGGCTTTTGCCAGCGTTCTGACCCGGAAATTCTGGGGTCGGATCGCCCTGACCAATGTGGCGCTTTCCACCCTGCTGGCGGGCATGTCGGGGTCGTCAAATGGCGATGCGGCGATGCAGGCAAAGATTATGGTGCCGGAAATGACCCGTCGCGGCTATCCGCGTGGCTATTCGGTGGCGCTGACGGCGATCACTTCGCTGATCGCACCGATGATTCCGCCGGGGATTGGGCTGATCCTGTTCGGCTTTGTCACCAATGTCTCGATCGGCCAGCTTTTCGCTGGCGCCATTCTGCCGGGCTTAATGCTGGCCGCGATGCTGATGGTGCAGACCTGGATCACCGCCCGCCGCAACCAGTGGGAGCCGCCCGAGACCGGCGCGCCGGAGATCCCGCTGGGCAAGGCATTCCTTTCGGCCCTGCCCGCGATCCTCTTGCCGGTGATCATCATTGTCGGGATCCGCGGCGGCGTCTTTACCCCGGCAGAGGCCGCGAGCGTTGCGGTGATTTATACTGCGCTTTGTGTGCTGGCCTACCGCGAGGCGAGTTTCGGGCAGGTATTCGCCTCGCTGCGCTCGACCGTGGTGTCAACATCGGCCATCCTGCTGATCCTTGCGGCCTCGGCGGCATTCAGCTGGATCCTGACCTTTGAACAGGTGCCGCAATCGGTGGCCCGGGCCATGCTGGATCTGACCGATAATGCCGGGCTGATGCTGCTTCTGGTTTCGCTTTTGCTGCTGATTGCAGGCGCCTTCATCGATGGGACGGCGCTGATCCTGATCCTTGGCCCGATCTTCCTGCCGGTGGTGACCTCGCTGGGTGTCGATCCGGTGCATTACGGGATCATCTTCGTGCTGATGGCGCATCTGGGCGGGGTCACACCGCCGGTCGGCACCATCATGTTTGCCACCTGTTCCATCACCCGCACACCGCTTTCCGAGTTCATGCGGGCCATTATTCCCTTCATCTTCAGCTATATGGCCTTCACTATTGTGATCATTTTCGTGCCCTGGTTCAGCCTCGTGCTGACCGGACGCTGAAGCACAAAGTGAGGCAGCGAAAGACCATGACACGTCCCGAAATGATCACCTGTATCGAAGATCTGCGTCAGCTGGCAAAGCGCCGCGTGCCCCGGATGTTCTACGATTACGTCGATTCCGGCGCCTATACTGAAGCAACCTATCGCGCCAATGAACGCGATCTCGCGCGCCTCGGTTTCGTGCAGCGCGTCGGGCGCAATATCGCGGGGCGGCGGCTGGAGAGCCATGTTCTGGGCGTGCCGGTGCGGATGCCACTGGCACTGGCCCCGACTGGCCTCGCTGGCATGCAACGTGCCGATGGCGAGATCCTGGCCGCCCGCGCCGCGCGTGATTTCGGCATTCCCTTCACCCTTTCCACGGTGTCGATCTGTTCGATCGAGGATGTCGCCGCCGAGACCGGCAACCCTTTCTGGTTCCAGCTTTATGTGATGAAAGACCGCGGCTTTATCGAAAGGCTGGTCGGGCGCGCCCATGCGGCGGGTTGCTCGGCGCTTGTGGTGACCGTTGATCTGCAAGTGCAGGGCCAGCGCCATAAAGATATCCTGAATGGCCTGTCCACCCCGCCAAAGCCCAGCCTGCGCAACCTCATCAATCTGGCGACGAAACCGCGCTGGTGTCTTGGGATGCTGGGCACAAAACGGCGCAGCTTCGGCAATATTGTCGGCCATGTCAGCGGCGTCAGCGATGTCACTTCTCTCGCCGGCTGGGTTGCCGATCAATTCGACCAGACCCTGACCTGGGAGGATATCGGCTGGCTGCGCCGGATCTGGGACCGCAAGCTGATCGTGAAAGGCATAATGACGCCCGACGACGCCCAGGCCGCTGTGGATCAGGGAGCCGATGCGGTGATCGTCTCGAACCATGGCGGCAGGCAGCTGGATGGTGCGCCGTCAAGCGTCAGTGCGCTGCCTGCGATTGTGGCAAAGATCGGGTCCCAGGCCGAGATCCATATCGATGGCGGTATCCGCAGTGGTCAGGATCTTTTGCGGGTGCGCGCGCTTGGCGCCCATGCCGCCTATATCGGCAGGCCCTTTCTCTATGGGCTTGGCGCGATGGGGGAAACCGGCGTCCGCCGCTGCCTCGAAATCATGCATCGCGAGCTTGATATCACCATGGCGCTTTGCGGCCAGACCGATATCGGGCAGGTCGATGCCTCCATTCTGGCCGCCGCAGATCTGCCGGCCGACTTTCCCCATACCTCCATGACCGACTGAAAGGACAAAACATGTTCGGCAATTACAAGATGCATCCCGACAGCGGTGTGATGCCGCCCTACGCACCCGCCTATCCGTTGGAATGGGAATGCCAGCTGCGCAATCTCGAGGTGATGACCCGCGTCAATGCGGCAAAGCTGCGTGAGCTGCTGGCCCATACCCCGTTTGAGCCGGTGAATGACCGTGTGGCTTTCCGTTTTATGGCTTCGCCCGGTCATACATTGTCATACCACAATGACCGCATGTTCGACCTGATGGTGACAGCCGCCGTGCGCTGCGAGGGGCTCTTTACCCAGACCCATCTTTATATGTTCTGCTCAGATCCGATGGGCATTGCCGCCGGGCGCGAGCTTTTTGGCTATACCAAGAAAGACTGCACCTATGCCTTTGACGAGAAAGAGGATGGCTCGATTTCGGGCTGGGTGAACCGCCGCACGGTGCCGGTGGCCGATTTCGCCTTCACCCCGGATCCGGCGGCCCCGGTGGTGCGGCTGGTCGATGGCCCGGACCAGCCCCGCGGCGAGATCCATGTGCGCCGGTTCCCCCATCCCGAACATCCCGGCACAGCCTATGCCGATGTAGTCCATCGTGCCTTCCCTCTGCCCTACAGCCCCCCCATCCCGGGGCGGATCGACCTCAAACTGCACGAGTCTGCCTTTGATCCGCTGACCGAGCTGGAGCCCGAAGTCCTTTCGGCGCAGTTCATGGTTTCGACAGATTACGCCGGTGGTTTTGCGAAGGAAGAACGTCGTCTTGTGAAGCGGCTGGTGCCGTGAGCGAAGCTGCAACAGGTGTCGCCCTCGTGACCGGGGGCGGCGGCGGCATCGGGCGCTGCATCGCTGATACTCTGGCGCTGGACGGCTATGCGGTGCTGGTGGTAGATCTTAGCGGTGCAGGTGAAGAGACTGCGCGCGGGATCCGGGAAGCCGGGGGTCAGGCCGCCGGGTTCAGGGCGGATGTGACCCGCGATGAAGACTGGCTCCTTGCATTCGAGGCCGCGGAGCAGCGCTTTGGCCCTGTCACCGCGCTGGTCAACAATGCCGGCATTGCCGGGCCTTTCGCCCCGATTGACCAGTATTCGGTTACGGCCTTTGACGAGGTCATCTCGGTCAATCTGCGCGGGGTGTTTCTCGGCCTGCACCATAGCCTTGCCCGGATGCGCCGCCAGGGCGGGGGGGCGGTGGTCAACATCGCCTCGACCTCCTCCATTCGCGGCCGCGCGGGGCTGGCCGGCTATGTCGCGGCGAAACATGCCGTGCTTGGCCTGACCCGGGTGGCCGCGCTGGATATGGCCGGCAGCGGTATTCGCGTGAATGCGGTGCTGCCCGGCCCTGTCGATACAGCGATGATCGCCACCATTGACCGCAATGCCGCAGCGCAGGGCCAGGCCGTGCAACGCAGCGGCACTGCTGCCCCGATCCCGCCTGACGGCATCGCCCCGACTGTCTCCTTTCTGCTCTCCGACCAGGCCCGCCACGTCAATGGCGCGGCCTGGGTGGTTGATGACGGCTCTACTCTGAACTGAAGGATATCTCTGCCATGAAACTTTGCAGCTTTGGCCCCCAGGGCGAGGAACGCGCCGGGCTTGTCGATGCCGGGGGCGGATCCGCGACATTTCCGCCCTGGTGCCCCGCTGGAACAGCGACCATCTGCGGCCCGGCGCGCTGTCGGCACTTGCTGCGCTGGATGTGACCGCTCTGCCAGAAGTCGCTCCGGGAACCCGGCTCGGCGTGCCGTGGAGCGGGATCTCGAAATACATCTGCATCGGGCTGAACTATTCAGATCATGCTGCGGAATCCGGCCTGGCCGAACCCTCTGAGCCGATCATCTTTCTCAAGGCGCCCAGTGCGATTTGCGGCCCGGATGACGATACGATCACACCCGAAGGTTCGACCAAACTCGACTGGGAGGTGGAATTCGGTGTGGTGATTGGCGCGACTGCCAGAAATGTCAGCGAAGAGGCCGCCCTTGACCATGTCTTCGGCTATTGCCTGTTGAACGATATTTCCGAGCGCGGCTTCCAGATGCAGTCGTCGCAATGGGACAAGGGCAAGGGGTGTGACAGCTTCGGCCCGGTCGGGCCCTGGCTCGTCTCGAAAGACGAGATTGATGATCCCCAGAGTGTTGATCTCTGGCTGGAGGTGAATGGCATCCGCAGGCAGACCGGCAATACCGGCACGATGATTTTCACACTGCGCCAGATCAT
This genomic window from Gemmobacter sp. 24YEA27 contains:
- a CDS encoding TRAP transporter substrate-binding protein; translated protein: MKAAGMGAFALCMAGAAAQAETVIRFAHMNGQTHFVHSEAIALAERVHERSGGEVRIEVFPSGQLGESSQIVEQMSFGADLMGQVQAGNLADYLPDFSILVYPFMYDGIGDVERLVGSDLVAGLNEGVLQSNLRVMCYLHYGTRDLYTRNREVRSPADSKDMSIRVQPVTIYTQMVEQVMGGAPTPIPWPEVYSALAQGVIDAAEAPPLSILDQRHYEHARYLIQTNHIQDVVPLVISASQFDALSPASQEVLQTETAAACAAMSAASIASYETGIEELRANGMTIIGDVDRAAFAENAGLIAASFPEWTPGLYDRARAILDAE
- a CDS encoding TRAP transporter large permease; this translates as MLAIIGVLFVVLLLLGVPVGMILIMMSLVYVLFEPSILDMIFAQRLVVGTQSFPLIAVPLFILTGELMNISGISRRVMAFASVLTRKFWGRIALTNVALSTLLAGMSGSSNGDAAMQAKIMVPEMTRRGYPRGYSVALTAITSLIAPMIPPGIGLILFGFVTNVSIGQLFAGAILPGLMLAAMLMVQTWITARRNQWEPPETGAPEIPLGKAFLSALPAILLPVIIIVGIRGGVFTPAEAASVAVIYTALCVLAYREASFGQVFASLRSTVVSTSAILLILAASAAFSWILTFEQVPQSVARAMLDLTDNAGLMLLLVSLLLLIAGAFIDGTALILILGPIFLPVVTSLGVDPVHYGIIFVLMAHLGGVTPPVGTIMFATCSITRTPLSEFMRAIIPFIFSYMAFTIVIIFVPWFSLVLTGR
- a CDS encoding SDR family NAD(P)-dependent oxidoreductase; its protein translation is MSEAATGVALVTGGGGGIGRCIADTLALDGYAVLVVDLSGAGEETARGIREAGGQAAGFRADVTRDEDWLLAFEAAEQRFGPVTALVNNAGIAGPFAPIDQYSVTAFDEVISVNLRGVFLGLHHSLARMRRQGGGAVVNIASTSSIRGRAGLAGYVAAKHAVLGLTRVAALDMAGSGIRVNAVLPGPVDTAMIATIDRNAAAQGQAVQRSGTAAPIPPDGIAPTVSFLLSDQARHVNGAAWVVDDGSTLN
- a CDS encoding TRAP transporter small permease subunit; this translates as MTTASAAASWLDRFESGLVRIIAIFAILILISIVGIVFIAVVMRYGFNLALVSSFDVSTLLFAWLIFLGLVMAERDGAHMGIDITDMLPPRLHRMVVFLRYALLLAAACYLCRIGLALVERTGTQIPSLRISTRWLYAALPVGFGLLAVAYAIRLVRLLLSPAGKA
- a CDS encoding acetoacetate decarboxylase family protein; translated protein: MFGNYKMHPDSGVMPPYAPAYPLEWECQLRNLEVMTRVNAAKLRELLAHTPFEPVNDRVAFRFMASPGHTLSYHNDRMFDLMVTAAVRCEGLFTQTHLYMFCSDPMGIAAGRELFGYTKKDCTYAFDEKEDGSISGWVNRRTVPVADFAFTPDPAAPVVRLVDGPDQPRGEIHVRRFPHPEHPGTAYADVVHRAFPLPYSPPIPGRIDLKLHESAFDPLTELEPEVLSAQFMVSTDYAGGFAKEERRLVKRLVP
- a CDS encoding alpha-hydroxy acid oxidase — protein: MTRPEMITCIEDLRQLAKRRVPRMFYDYVDSGAYTEATYRANERDLARLGFVQRVGRNIAGRRLESHVLGVPVRMPLALAPTGLAGMQRADGEILAARAARDFGIPFTLSTVSICSIEDVAAETGNPFWFQLYVMKDRGFIERLVGRAHAAGCSALVVTVDLQVQGQRHKDILNGLSTPPKPSLRNLINLATKPRWCLGMLGTKRRSFGNIVGHVSGVSDVTSLAGWVADQFDQTLTWEDIGWLRRIWDRKLIVKGIMTPDDAQAAVDQGADAVIVSNHGGRQLDGAPSSVSALPAIVAKIGSQAEIHIDGGIRSGQDLLRVRALGAHAAYIGRPFLYGLGAMGETGVRRCLEIMHRELDITMALCGQTDIGQVDASILAAADLPADFPHTSMTD